The Lolium perenne isolate Kyuss_39 chromosome 6, Kyuss_2.0, whole genome shotgun sequence genome segment TCTcccttcctcatcctcctcctctccccACGCGGCCGCCATTGACGCGGCTCCCCCAGATCTGACCAAAAACCACCCCCAAAGCGCCGAATCTGGTCAGAAACGGCGAAGAATTCGGACACAAATCTGTAGTAGCATCATCGTCACTAAGACCACACACGCATCTATCTATCCTTCCCCTACCTGTTTCTGCTAGTATTTTTTTTCTGTTTCGGACGCTTCATCATATCATAAGAACAGCAGATCCGCAACCGGATCTGCAGATCGAACCAGGCCCTCTGATTTTGGGCACGCCGAACGAACTCTTGACCTACGGATCCGCGGGTTCGTTCGAGATCCTGTGTTTGTTTGCTTTGTTGGTTTCGAGAATGATGATCAAGTCGATGGTTTATTACGGGAACACCTCCATCGGAGAGGTGGAGGTGTGGCCCAAGGGCGACACGAACTTGGGCGTGGCGGCCTGGGCGCGAGAGATCCGCGTTGACCGCCTTTCCCCGCCCAGCGACCGCTGCCTGCCGCTCGCAGTCATGCACACCGTCGCGCTTGGGGCGCGATGCCTCGTCATGGAGTCCAGGCCGCCCAAGGCCGCCGAcgagccaccgccgccgctcgtcGCCATGCACGCTGCTTGCCTCAGGGACAACAAGGTATATATATAAACCATCCCCGACATTAATAACAAAAAAGTAAGAGATACACATTCCGGATCAACCCGAACAGACTGAGGAATCTCTCTAATTTTACATGGAATGTTTTCAAAGGGATCTCTCCCCTAATTTTTACCCGGAAAGTTCAAGGAAACTCCACTTTTATTACATGGAAAGTTCAAAGGAATCTTTTTATAATCTTACTACTACATGGACAAGTTTACCAGGACATAACCTTAGCatttattacatgatgaatacaaGCATGTTATTCACCGTGGACTTGTGAATAAGACTCTGGACAAGGATTTTTATTTTGAATGACGTGGACTCATGACTAAGAATGCCACCCTGATATTTGTTCATTGCTGATGCTGACTCGAGGAATCACTTTATGTAGATGTTCTCTCGACTTGGACCTGCTTTTAATTCACTTGTATCATCATCACATAATGGGGAACTTGAACTTGGCAGAACACTTGGGACATACAAGCCTGATGGCTTGTGAAATACTAGTGTTAATTTGCCCGATTCTCGTGGACTTGAAGTACTTGGACGTTGCATCATCGCTAGTGTCTACAACCAGTTGATCACTCTAATTGGATTTGAACTTTGATTTGTCGTTTTTCGAACGAGCTttgatttgtcataaacttacacACGGACACTAAGCCGAACAAGTTAATTTACCGTTACTTTCGGTTTCAGCTTGATTCTCACTGCAATCAATTTGAAGAGAATCTGTACTAAATGCTGATCTATCTCTTGCACCATATCTACCAATACAAAAATTGATGTTTCAGTTTTGCAATGCATTCAGTTCTGTATTCGGTAATCCACTCTTGTTAGTCTTAAACCTGAGAGCTGTCTTTGTTTGTATATGAATATTTATTATATCCTCGACTTGTCGTCTTAGAGACGCAAGTGTAATTTAAAGCATACTTTTAATTTCACAACTTAGGACCAAAGCTCTACCCCCTTTTAGCAATTCCTTGCACTCTATTTTGCCTAGTTACTTAATTACTTCTGTTTACAACATCCAAAACATTTATGTTTCATGTACTTTCATACTGAAATTTCTCCTTTTATTTGTTTGGGTGCAGACTGCAGTTGTTCCGCTGGGTGAGGAAGAATTGCATTTAGTGGCAATGACATCAAGAAGAAATTTGACGAATCATGCATGTTTCTGGGGCTATAAAGTGCCATTTGGTTTGTACAATTCTTGCTTGACCATGTTGAATCTCCGGTGCCTCGGTATTGTGTTTGATCTTGATGAGACATTGATTGTTGCCAATACCACACGGTCGTTTGAGGACAGAATTGATTCACTTCAAAGGAAGCTGAGTAATGAGACTGATCCACAGCGCATAAATGGTATGTTAGCAGAGATCAAGAGGTACCAAGATGATAAGTCTATCCTAAAGCAGTATATAGAAGGTGATCAAGTCTATGATGATGGAAAAATGTATAAAGTGCAACCTGAGATAGTTCCACCTTTGTCTGATAACCATCAATCATTGACACGTCCAGTTATAAGATTACAAGAGAAAAATATTATCTTGACAAGAATAAATCCTGTGGTATGTGATCCATTGCTTGAATTTGCTTTGCATCTTCTTTATTAACAGTATTTTTTCATCCTCACATAGATGCATTACAATCCTTGTTTACAGTATGGTGTTTGTTCGAATTGTTGTTGCACACCAGGCCTCTTGAGAGTTTTGTACTGTTTGGAATGGCATGGATTTGTTTCTGTGTTCCCTCTTTCTCTCGCTAATGTAAAAGTTTATACAATGAATTGGCATGTGTTATATGTTGGCAAAGCAATACAGTTCTGTACTCTATGATCACCTGGTTGATGTGACTGCAAAAAAGGGTCCAGAACTCATAGGCTAAGGAATGTTTTCTGCAGATAAGAGATACCAGTGTTCTTGTTCGGTTAAGGCCAGCATGGGAGGATCTCCGAAGCTACTTGATTGCAAGAGGTCGCAAGCGTTTTGAGGTCTATGTATGTACAATGGCTGAGAGAGATTACGCTTTAGAAATGTGGAGATTGCTTGATCCGGACTCAAAATTGATTAACTCTGTTCAACTTAGTGACAGAATGGTGTGTGTAAAATCTGGTAAGTGAACTGTCAGATAAAGAGCTTAATACAGTATTAAATTTTGAATGTTTCTGTAATCAGAGGCTGTCGATACAGCTTTGAAGGTTTCATTCTCCTTTACACACATTAGTTGTTGATTGATTCTCGTTTCATCCTTCTAAGTTCAATCGTTATTTCTAGGCTCAAAAAAGTCCTTGCTAAATGTTTTCCACGATGGATCTTGCCATCCTGGAATGGCACTAGTAATCGATGACCGTCTGAAAGTTTGGGATGAGAAAGACCAATCTAGAGTTCACGTCGTTCCTGCTTTCACTCCATATTATGCACCCCAAGCGGAGGTAAGGGTCATAGTATATCTGTACTTACAAACTTACCTTACTTTGTAGTTAATATAATTGTTATCTTTCTTCAACTTACAGGCAAACTGTTCTATCCCAGTTCTGTGTGTTGCCAGAAATGTTGCGTGCAATATTAGGGGCGGCTTCTTCAAGTAAGATTACCATATCTGTTAATATGATTTCAGTATCACTGCCGTGGCATTCTCCACTATCGAACTAAGTCTATTCCAGGCTGCCATGTTAGTTTGTTTGCTGTAGTTATTATACAACAGCAGAGATTCTAACATAGACCTTCATGGTTAATTGACAGagactttgatgaaggcctcttgCCAAGGATTACTAGTGTTTCTTATGAGGATGAAATACATGATATCTCATCAGCCCCAGATGTGAGCAATTATTTGATTTCAGAGGTGAGTTTGATAAAACCTGATGCTTACATGCCCTTTTTTCACCTTGCTTACATGCTCTTTTATCAGCAATTAACAGTTATATTCATGTTCATTAGGACGAGAATGTGGCAGTAGTTAATGGGAGCAGAGATTCACTTACTTTTGATGGTATGGCTGATGCTGAGGTTGAAAGGAGAATGAAGGTTTGCAGTCTTCCTGCCCCAGTCTTGATTTCTTACTTGTTATATGAATTTGTAAAATCATCACAAATTATAAGATCCAGAACCATCGGGTGCACCTACTTAACCCCTATAGACAACAGACATTCTGTTACCCTCCTGAACTTATTACTAACTCCACAGCGGCTTTGTAGGTGGTTGTGCTAGCATGGACGATGATGTGTCCAACGTGGTGACCACTGACCACTCAGCAAATTATATGTAATTACGTATAAACCAATTTATGATACACTGGAGTGCATGTGACAGTCCCTTTGTCTCATTCTTCATTCTTAGCCAGCTACCAGCTGCTTCCTCCCCCTTCGTCTCCCCAACCAGGGCTCCAGTGCTCGCTCTCTCACAGCAGATCCTGTCTGTGTCTTCTACGCTCTTTCTGCTCCCTCTTgcacttgcttccggtcataacaGCTAGTGATAACAACCAACATTTCCATCGGTTGCTAGGATTAACCAGAAAGTACTAGCAAGTGAAATAATTACTATTTCTCGGACCAAAACAGTAATCATAATCTTAGCTTCTAATTAAGAATACCTGAAAGCGTTGCAAATGCAGTAAGCTTGTCAGGCCACCTTGCATGAGATTCCATTGCTGCACTAGAGATCTGGAGCCCTGTATGTATGTTGGGTCGCCAGATGAGTTGTAGCTCAAGTCACTGTGTGGTGCTGCTCCAAATCCAGAGGAGTCAAAGTTTGACCTATTCTTTAAAGTTTATGGAATCATTGGGTCGAAGCAAGTACAAGCAAGACCATCTGGCAAAGAATGGAAAAGGGGACTGAATTCGTGTATTTGGGTGCATGGCAAGAAGAACCATGTGGGGGAAAATCCTGATAATCTAGGTGTTAAAGAAAATGTGGTTAGGCAGAGAATTACCTGGGGAGAAGGAATTGTGGTTGGAGCCAATTGGAGTAGAAGGCTTACCTGTAGTGTTGAGAAATTTACTCTTACATTGCCATATAATATACAATATTATTTCTCTAATCAAGAGTGTCAGGTTGATATACCAATAAGAGACATGATCAATAATTTTAGCCCGCCGTAACATCTTCATATATTGTAGTGTTACATACTGATACTACATAACATGATGGTGTGTGCTCTTTTCTTGAACTTTAGTTCATCCTGAGGACCTTGCAGGGCCTGAATTCAGTTTATAACAAGATTATGCTCATTGCACGGCTACTTTCTGTATTTCTAGTTCTGTTGCTAAACAGCCAAATTTTAATGCTAAAGTTGTGGCTGTAATAATTTTTCAACGGATTTTGTTCATGTGACATGCAGGGCAATATAATTTCTGCTTTAATTATTTTCGCATGAGCTGCTTGATATTTGATCCAACCATTTTCTACAGAaaatgtgaaataaaaataactgcAAATATCTTTGGCTCTTTCTTTGCAGGTAATTCTGTTATTCTGTTTTGCACTGTTTTTTTACTTATGTATACGCTTTAACTATTTTCAGGAAGCATCTGGGACTGGCAGTGCTGTGATTCCAACAGCAGCCAACTTTGTGATGCCAGTAGCCCCTGGTCAACATTTTGCTCCATCTTCAGCAGCGCCATTTGCACAACCACCTGGCATGATGCCTTTGAGTAACAATCAGGTTCTGCCACCTCCATTCAGCCAACCAGTTACTCAGCCAGGTCTCTTAGATCCACTGCAAGGTTCTCCAGGCAGAGAAGAGGGCGAAGTTCCTGAGTCTGAGTTAGATCCTGACACAAGGAGAAGGCTTCTCATATTACA includes the following:
- the LOC127306952 gene encoding RNA polymerase II C-terminal domain phosphatase-like 1 isoform X2 is translated as MMIKSMVYYGNTSIGEVEVWPKGDTNLGVAAWAREIRVDRLSPPSDRCLPLAVMHTVALGARCLVMESRPPKAADEPPPPLVAMHAACLRDNKTAVVPLGEEELHLVAMTSRRNLTNHACFWGYKVPFGLYNSCLTMLNLRCLGIVFDLDETLIVANTTRSFEDRIDSLQRKLSNETDPQRINGMLAEIKRYQDDKSILKQYIEGDQVYDDGKMYKVQPEIVPPLSDNHQSLTRPVIRLQEKNIILTRINPVIRDTSVLVRLRPAWEDLRSYLIARGRKRFEVYVCTMAERDYALEMWRLLDPDSKLINSVQLSDRMVCVKSGSKKSLLNVFHDGSCHPGMALVIDDRLKVWDEKDQSRVHVVPAFTPYYAPQAEANCSIPVLCVARNVACNIRGGFFKDFDEGLLPRITSVSYEDEIHDISSAPDVSNYLISEDENVAVVNGSRDSLTFDGMADAEVERRMKEASGTGSAVIPTAANFVMPVAPGQHFAPSSAAPFAQPPGMMPLSNNQVLPPPFSQPVTQPGLLDPLQGSPGREEGEVPESELDPDTRRRLLILQHGQDTRDTTPPLPAVPPVQVPVPPVQPHGNWFPAEDGMNPNNLSRGSAGFPSESDTMNYDKKQPPHPSYFHGGDNNPISSDRYSYQNQRFPSQQTHPEDHRVLQNHAPPRYRSFPGEGLTTHVPSGQRNNQIEPGQNFARNVGTSVGILEEIALKSGSKAEYRSALRDTAELQFSIEVWIVGEKVGEGIGSTRKEAQRQAAEISLRNLANKYLFSDPNKMSDMNEDGFGSNPNLFGYSENTRNDILPTASTSEESRYMKMGENNSRKTGGSVAALKELCTVEGYNLVFQARPSPDGSVGKETYAQVEVGGQTLGKGVGLTWEEAKLQAADEALGTLRSMLGQFAHKRSSSPRSLAPNFSKRFKPDFPRPAQRPPYGRYSRIEGRVP
- the LOC127306952 gene encoding RNA polymerase II C-terminal domain phosphatase-like 1 isoform X1, with the translated sequence MMIKSMVYYGNTSIGEVEVWPKGDTNLGVAAWAREIRVDRLSPPSDRCLPLAVMHTVALGARCLVMESRPPKAADEPPPPLVAMHAACLRDNKTAVVPLGEEELHLVAMTSRRNLTNHACFWGYKVPFGLYNSCLTMLNLRCLGIVFDLDETLIVANTTRSFEDRIDSLQRKLSNETDPQRINGMLAEIKRYQDDKSILKQYIEGDQVYDDGKMYKVQPEIVPPLSDNHQSLTRPVIRLQEKNIILTRINPVIRDTSVLVRLRPAWEDLRSYLIARGRKRFEVYVCTMAERDYALEMWRLLDPDSKLINSVQLSDRMVCVKSGSKKSLLNVFHDGSCHPGMALVIDDRLKVWDEKDQSRVHVVPAFTPYYAPQAEANCSIPVLCVARNVACNIRGGFFKDFDEGLLPRITSVSYEDEIHDISSAPDVSNYLISEDENVAVVNGSRDSLTFDGMADAEVERRMKEASGTGSAVIPTAANFVMPVAPGQHFAPSSAAPFAQPPGMMPLSNNQVLPPPFSQPVTQPGLLDPLQGSPGREEGEVPESELDPDTRRRLLILQHGQDTRDTTPPLPAVPPVQVPVPPVQPHGNWFPAEDGMNPNNLSRGSAGFPSESDTMNYDKKQPPHPSYFHGGDNNPISSDRYSYQNQRFPSQQTHPEDHRVLQNHAPPRYRSFPGQRNNQIEPGQNFARNVGTSVGILEEIALKSGSKAEYRSALRDTAELQFSIEVWIVGEKVGEGIGSTRKEAQRQAAEISLRNLANKYLFSDPNKMSDMNEDGFGSNPNLFGYSENTRNDILPTASTSEESRYMKMGENNSRKTGGSVAALKELCTVEGYNLVFQARPSPDGSVGKETYAQVEVGGQTLGKGVGLTWEEAKLQAADEALGTLRSMLGQFAHKRSSSPRSLAPNFSKRFKPDFPRPAQRPPYGRYSRIEGRVP